The Macaca nemestrina isolate mMacNem1 chromosome 12, mMacNem.hap1, whole genome shotgun sequence genome contains a region encoding:
- the LOC105469445 gene encoding echinoderm microtubule-associated protein-like 3 isoform X1: protein MDGAAGPGEGPAREALQSLSQRLRVQEQEMELVKAALAEALRLLRLQVPPSSLQVSGTPASPGDSSFAAPPGLPPTCTPSLVSRGTQTETEVEFKTSPGPPGLSNGPPAPQGASEEPSGTQSEGGGSSSSGAGSPGPPGILRPLQPPQRADTPRRNSSSSSSPSERPRQKLSRKAISSANLLVRSGSTESRGGKDPLSSPGGPGSRRSNYNLEGISVKMFLRGRPITMYIPSGIRSLEELPSGPPPETLCLDWVYGYRGRDSRSNLFVLRSGEVVYFIACVVVLYRPGGGPGGPGGGGQRHYRGHTDCVRCLAVHPDGVRVASGQTAGVDKDGKPLQPVVHIWDSETLLKLQEIGLGAFERGVGALAFSAADQGAFLCVVDDSNEHMLSVWDCSRGVKLAEIKSTNDSVLAVGFNPRDSSCIVTSGKSHVHFWNWSGGVGVPGNGTLTRKQGVFGKYKKPKFIPCFVFLPDGDILTGDSEGNILTWGRSASDSKTPGRGGAKETYGIVAQAHAHEGSIFALCLQRDGTVLSGGGRDRRLVQWGPGLVALQEAEIPEHFGAVRAIAEGLGSELLVGTTKNALLRGDLAQGFSPVIQGHTDELWGLCTHPSQNRFLTCGHDRQLCLWDGESHALAWSIDLKETGLCADFHPSGAVVAVGLNTGRWLVLDTETREIVSDVIDGNEQLSVVRYSPDGLYLAIGSHDNVIYIYSVSSDGAKSSRFGRCMGHSSFITHLDWSKDGNFIMSNSGDYEILYWDVAGGCKQLKNRYESRDREWATYTCVLGFHVYGVWPDGSDGTDINSLCRSHNERVVAVADDFCKVHLFQYPCARAKAPSRMYGGHGSHVTSVRFTHDDSHLVSLGGKDASIFQWRVLGAGGAGPAPATPSRTPSLSPASSLDV from the exons ATGGACGGGGCCGCGGGGCCCG GTGAGGGCCCTGCTCGGGAGGCCCTGCAGTCTCTGAGCCAGCGGCTTCGGGTGCAGGAGCAGGAGATGGAGCTGGTAAAGGCAGCCCTGGCAGAAGCCCTTCGCCTGCTGCGGCTGCAGGTGCCGCCTTCCTCCCTGCAGGTCTCTGGCACACCAGCTTCTCCAGGGGACAG CAGTTTTGCAGCGCCCCCAGGACTGCCACCCACGTGCACCCCTTCGTTGGTGAGCCGAGGCACCCAGACGGAGACAGAGGTGGAGTTCAAGACATCCCCTGGACCCCCTGGCCTGAGCAATGGACCCCCAGCCCCTCAGGGGGCCAGCGAAGAGCCTAGTGGGACCCAATCTGAAGGAgggggcagcagcagcagtggtgcTGGCTCTCCCGGCCCCCCGGGAATCCTCAGGCCCTTGCAGCCCCCACAGCGTGCTGACAC GCCGCGAAGaaattcttcctcctcctcatccccctCAGAGCGGCCTCGGCAGAAGCTCTCCAGGAAGGCAATTTCCTCCGCCAACCTGTTAGTGCGGTCCGGGAGCACGGAGAG CCGTGGGGGAAAAGACCCCCTTTCTAGCCCCGGGGGCCCTGGGTCTCGGAGGAGCAATTACAATTTGG AAGGCATCTCAGTGAAGATGTTCCTTCGAGGCCGCCCCATTACCATGTACATCCCGTCTGGCATCCGCAGCCTGGAGGAGCTGCCGAGCGGCCCACCGCCGGAGACCCTCTGCCTTGACTGGGT TTACGGGTACAGGGGTCGTGATTCCCGCTCTAATCTGTTTGTGCTGCGCTCGGGGGAGGTGGTCTACTTCATCGCCTGCGTGGTGGTGCTGTACCGGCCTGGAGGAGGCCCAGGGGGTCCTGGAGGCGGCGGCCAGAGACATTACCGGGGGCACACAGACTGCGTTCGATG CCTTGCTGTTCACCCTGATGGTGTTCGGGTAGCCTCGGGACAGACAGCTGGAGTGGATAAGGATGGAAAG CCCCTGCAGCCTGTGGTTCACATCTGGGACTCAGAGACGCTGTTGAAACTGCAGGAGATTGGACTGGGGGCCTTCGAGCGGGGTGTTGGGGCCCTGGCCTTTTCAGCTGCG GATCAGGGTGCCTTTCTTTGTGTGGTGGATGATTCCAATGAGCACATGCTGTCGGTGTGGGACTGCAGCCGGGGAGTGAAGCTGGCTGAGATCAAG AGTACAAATGACTCAGTCCTGGCCGTTGGCTTCAACCCTCGTGACAGCAGCTGCATCGTCACCAGTGGGAAATCTCACGTCCACTTCTGGAATTGGAGTGGTGGAGTAGGGGTTCCTGGGAATGGGACCCTTACCCGGAAACAGGGTGTCTTTGGG AAATACAAGAAACCCAAGTTTATTCCTTGCTTTGTGTTCCTTCCGGATGGAGACATTCTCACTGGAGACTCAGAGGGGAACATTCTCACCTGGGGGCGGAGCGCTTCAGATTCCAAGACCCCGGGCAGGGGTGGGGCCAAAG AGACCTATGGGATTGTGGCCCAGGCTCATGCTCATGAAGGTTCCATCTTCGCCTTGTGTCTCCAGCGGGACGGGACAGTGCTGAGTGGTGGCGGGCGGGACCGCCGGCTGGTACAGTGGGGGCCCGGGTTGGTGGccctccaggaggctgag ATTCCTGAGCACTTTGGGGCCGTGCGAGCCATTGCTGAAGGGCTTGGCTCTGAGCTGCTGGTGGGAACCACGAAGAATGCATTGCTGAGGGGAGATCTGGCCCAAGGCTTCTCCCCTGTAATCCAG GGCCACACTGATGAGCTCTGGGGGCTCTGCACACACCCCTCCCAGAACCGCTTCCTCACCTGCGGCCATGACCGGCAGCTCTGCCTGTGGGATGGGGAGAGCCATGCGCTGGCCTGGAGCATCGACCTCAAG gAGACTGGTCTCTGTGCTGACTTCCACCCGAGTGGGGCAGTTGTGGCCGTAGGACTGAACACGGGGAG GTGGTTGGTTTTGGACACAGAGACCAGAGAGATCGTGTCTGATGTCATTGATGGCAATGAGCAGCTCTCAGTGGTCCGGTACAGCCCAG ATGGGTTGTACCTGGCCATTGGTTCCCATGACAACGTGATCTACATCTATAGTGTTTCCAGTGATGGTGCCAAATCCAGCCGCTTTGGCCGCTGTATG GGTCACTCCAGCTTCATCACTCATCTTGACTGGTCCAAGGATGGGAATTTCATCATGTCCAATTCTGGGGACTATGAGATTCTTTACT GGGACGTGGCTGGAGGCTGCAAGCAGCTGAAGAATCGCTATGAGAGCCGAGACCGGGAATGGGCTACCTACACCTGTGTGCTGGGTTTCCACGTCTACG GCGTGTGGCCGGACGGCTCCGATGGGACCGACATCAACTCCCTGTGCCGCTCCCACAACGAGCGCGTGGTGGCGGTGGCCGACGACTTCTGCAAAGTGCATCTATTCCAGTACCCGTGCGCTCGTGCCAAG GCGCCGAGCCGCATGTACGGGGGCCACGGCAGCCACGTGACCAGCGTCCGGTTCACGCACGACGACTCGCACCTCGTCTCGCTGGGCGGCAAGGACGCCAGCATCTTCCAGTGGCGAGTGCTGGGCGCTGGGGGCGCGGGGCCGGCGCCTGCCACGCCCTCTCGAACCCCCTCCCTGTCCCCCGCCTCCTCCCTCGACGTTTGA
- the LOC105469445 gene encoding echinoderm microtubule-associated protein-like 3 isoform X2, with protein MDGAAGPGEGPAREALQSLSQRLRVQEQEMELVKAALAEALRLLRLQVPPSSLQVSGTPASPGDSFAAPPGLPPTCTPSLVSRGTQTETEVEFKTSPGPPGLSNGPPAPQGASEEPSGTQSEGGGSSSSGAGSPGPPGILRPLQPPQRADTPRRNSSSSSSPSERPRQKLSRKAISSANLLVRSGSTESRGGKDPLSSPGGPGSRRSNYNLEGISVKMFLRGRPITMYIPSGIRSLEELPSGPPPETLCLDWVYGYRGRDSRSNLFVLRSGEVVYFIACVVVLYRPGGGPGGPGGGGQRHYRGHTDCVRCLAVHPDGVRVASGQTAGVDKDGKPLQPVVHIWDSETLLKLQEIGLGAFERGVGALAFSAADQGAFLCVVDDSNEHMLSVWDCSRGVKLAEIKSTNDSVLAVGFNPRDSSCIVTSGKSHVHFWNWSGGVGVPGNGTLTRKQGVFGKYKKPKFIPCFVFLPDGDILTGDSEGNILTWGRSASDSKTPGRGGAKETYGIVAQAHAHEGSIFALCLQRDGTVLSGGGRDRRLVQWGPGLVALQEAEIPEHFGAVRAIAEGLGSELLVGTTKNALLRGDLAQGFSPVIQGHTDELWGLCTHPSQNRFLTCGHDRQLCLWDGESHALAWSIDLKETGLCADFHPSGAVVAVGLNTGRWLVLDTETREIVSDVIDGNEQLSVVRYSPDGLYLAIGSHDNVIYIYSVSSDGAKSSRFGRCMGHSSFITHLDWSKDGNFIMSNSGDYEILYWDVAGGCKQLKNRYESRDREWATYTCVLGFHVYGVWPDGSDGTDINSLCRSHNERVVAVADDFCKVHLFQYPCARAKAPSRMYGGHGSHVTSVRFTHDDSHLVSLGGKDASIFQWRVLGAGGAGPAPATPSRTPSLSPASSLDV; from the exons ATGGACGGGGCCGCGGGGCCCG GTGAGGGCCCTGCTCGGGAGGCCCTGCAGTCTCTGAGCCAGCGGCTTCGGGTGCAGGAGCAGGAGATGGAGCTGGTAAAGGCAGCCCTGGCAGAAGCCCTTCGCCTGCTGCGGCTGCAGGTGCCGCCTTCCTCCCTGCAGGTCTCTGGCACACCAGCTTCTCCAGGGGACAG TTTTGCAGCGCCCCCAGGACTGCCACCCACGTGCACCCCTTCGTTGGTGAGCCGAGGCACCCAGACGGAGACAGAGGTGGAGTTCAAGACATCCCCTGGACCCCCTGGCCTGAGCAATGGACCCCCAGCCCCTCAGGGGGCCAGCGAAGAGCCTAGTGGGACCCAATCTGAAGGAgggggcagcagcagcagtggtgcTGGCTCTCCCGGCCCCCCGGGAATCCTCAGGCCCTTGCAGCCCCCACAGCGTGCTGACAC GCCGCGAAGaaattcttcctcctcctcatccccctCAGAGCGGCCTCGGCAGAAGCTCTCCAGGAAGGCAATTTCCTCCGCCAACCTGTTAGTGCGGTCCGGGAGCACGGAGAG CCGTGGGGGAAAAGACCCCCTTTCTAGCCCCGGGGGCCCTGGGTCTCGGAGGAGCAATTACAATTTGG AAGGCATCTCAGTGAAGATGTTCCTTCGAGGCCGCCCCATTACCATGTACATCCCGTCTGGCATCCGCAGCCTGGAGGAGCTGCCGAGCGGCCCACCGCCGGAGACCCTCTGCCTTGACTGGGT TTACGGGTACAGGGGTCGTGATTCCCGCTCTAATCTGTTTGTGCTGCGCTCGGGGGAGGTGGTCTACTTCATCGCCTGCGTGGTGGTGCTGTACCGGCCTGGAGGAGGCCCAGGGGGTCCTGGAGGCGGCGGCCAGAGACATTACCGGGGGCACACAGACTGCGTTCGATG CCTTGCTGTTCACCCTGATGGTGTTCGGGTAGCCTCGGGACAGACAGCTGGAGTGGATAAGGATGGAAAG CCCCTGCAGCCTGTGGTTCACATCTGGGACTCAGAGACGCTGTTGAAACTGCAGGAGATTGGACTGGGGGCCTTCGAGCGGGGTGTTGGGGCCCTGGCCTTTTCAGCTGCG GATCAGGGTGCCTTTCTTTGTGTGGTGGATGATTCCAATGAGCACATGCTGTCGGTGTGGGACTGCAGCCGGGGAGTGAAGCTGGCTGAGATCAAG AGTACAAATGACTCAGTCCTGGCCGTTGGCTTCAACCCTCGTGACAGCAGCTGCATCGTCACCAGTGGGAAATCTCACGTCCACTTCTGGAATTGGAGTGGTGGAGTAGGGGTTCCTGGGAATGGGACCCTTACCCGGAAACAGGGTGTCTTTGGG AAATACAAGAAACCCAAGTTTATTCCTTGCTTTGTGTTCCTTCCGGATGGAGACATTCTCACTGGAGACTCAGAGGGGAACATTCTCACCTGGGGGCGGAGCGCTTCAGATTCCAAGACCCCGGGCAGGGGTGGGGCCAAAG AGACCTATGGGATTGTGGCCCAGGCTCATGCTCATGAAGGTTCCATCTTCGCCTTGTGTCTCCAGCGGGACGGGACAGTGCTGAGTGGTGGCGGGCGGGACCGCCGGCTGGTACAGTGGGGGCCCGGGTTGGTGGccctccaggaggctgag ATTCCTGAGCACTTTGGGGCCGTGCGAGCCATTGCTGAAGGGCTTGGCTCTGAGCTGCTGGTGGGAACCACGAAGAATGCATTGCTGAGGGGAGATCTGGCCCAAGGCTTCTCCCCTGTAATCCAG GGCCACACTGATGAGCTCTGGGGGCTCTGCACACACCCCTCCCAGAACCGCTTCCTCACCTGCGGCCATGACCGGCAGCTCTGCCTGTGGGATGGGGAGAGCCATGCGCTGGCCTGGAGCATCGACCTCAAG gAGACTGGTCTCTGTGCTGACTTCCACCCGAGTGGGGCAGTTGTGGCCGTAGGACTGAACACGGGGAG GTGGTTGGTTTTGGACACAGAGACCAGAGAGATCGTGTCTGATGTCATTGATGGCAATGAGCAGCTCTCAGTGGTCCGGTACAGCCCAG ATGGGTTGTACCTGGCCATTGGTTCCCATGACAACGTGATCTACATCTATAGTGTTTCCAGTGATGGTGCCAAATCCAGCCGCTTTGGCCGCTGTATG GGTCACTCCAGCTTCATCACTCATCTTGACTGGTCCAAGGATGGGAATTTCATCATGTCCAATTCTGGGGACTATGAGATTCTTTACT GGGACGTGGCTGGAGGCTGCAAGCAGCTGAAGAATCGCTATGAGAGCCGAGACCGGGAATGGGCTACCTACACCTGTGTGCTGGGTTTCCACGTCTACG GCGTGTGGCCGGACGGCTCCGATGGGACCGACATCAACTCCCTGTGCCGCTCCCACAACGAGCGCGTGGTGGCGGTGGCCGACGACTTCTGCAAAGTGCATCTATTCCAGTACCCGTGCGCTCGTGCCAAG GCGCCGAGCCGCATGTACGGGGGCCACGGCAGCCACGTGACCAGCGTCCGGTTCACGCACGACGACTCGCACCTCGTCTCGCTGGGCGGCAAGGACGCCAGCATCTTCCAGTGGCGAGTGCTGGGCGCTGGGGGCGCGGGGCCGGCGCCTGCCACGCCCTCTCGAACCCCCTCCCTGTCCCCCGCCTCCTCCCTCGACGTTTGA
- the LOC105469445 gene encoding echinoderm microtubule-associated protein-like 3 isoform X4, whose product MDGAAGPGEGPAREALQSLSQRLRVQEQEMELVKAALAEALRLLRLQVPPSSLQVSGTPASPGDSSFAAPPGLPPTCTPSLVSRGTQTETEVEFKTSPGPPGLSNGPPAPQGASEEPSGTQSEGGGSSSSGAGSPGPPGILRPLQPPQRADTPRRNSSSSSSPSERPRQKLSRKAISSANLLVRSGSTESRGGKDPLSSPGGPGSRRSNYNLEGISVKMFLRGRPITMYIPSGIRSLEELPSGPPPETLCLDWVYGYRGRDSRSNLFVLRSGEVVYFIACVVVLYRPGGGPGGPGGGGQRHYRGHTDCVRCLAVHPDGVRVASGQTAGVDKDGKPLQPVVHIWDSETLLKLQEIGLGAFERGVGALAFSAADQGAFLCVVDDSNEHMLSVWDCSRGVKLAEIKKYKKPKFIPCFVFLPDGDILTGDSEGNILTWGRSASDSKTPGRGGAKETYGIVAQAHAHEGSIFALCLQRDGTVLSGGGRDRRLVQWGPGLVALQEAEIPEHFGAVRAIAEGLGSELLVGTTKNALLRGDLAQGFSPVIQGHTDELWGLCTHPSQNRFLTCGHDRQLCLWDGESHALAWSIDLKETGLCADFHPSGAVVAVGLNTGRWLVLDTETREIVSDVIDGNEQLSVVRYSPDGLYLAIGSHDNVIYIYSVSSDGAKSSRFGRCMGHSSFITHLDWSKDGNFIMSNSGDYEILYWDVAGGCKQLKNRYESRDREWATYTCVLGFHVYGVWPDGSDGTDINSLCRSHNERVVAVADDFCKVHLFQYPCARAKAPSRMYGGHGSHVTSVRFTHDDSHLVSLGGKDASIFQWRVLGAGGAGPAPATPSRTPSLSPASSLDV is encoded by the exons ATGGACGGGGCCGCGGGGCCCG GTGAGGGCCCTGCTCGGGAGGCCCTGCAGTCTCTGAGCCAGCGGCTTCGGGTGCAGGAGCAGGAGATGGAGCTGGTAAAGGCAGCCCTGGCAGAAGCCCTTCGCCTGCTGCGGCTGCAGGTGCCGCCTTCCTCCCTGCAGGTCTCTGGCACACCAGCTTCTCCAGGGGACAG CAGTTTTGCAGCGCCCCCAGGACTGCCACCCACGTGCACCCCTTCGTTGGTGAGCCGAGGCACCCAGACGGAGACAGAGGTGGAGTTCAAGACATCCCCTGGACCCCCTGGCCTGAGCAATGGACCCCCAGCCCCTCAGGGGGCCAGCGAAGAGCCTAGTGGGACCCAATCTGAAGGAgggggcagcagcagcagtggtgcTGGCTCTCCCGGCCCCCCGGGAATCCTCAGGCCCTTGCAGCCCCCACAGCGTGCTGACAC GCCGCGAAGaaattcttcctcctcctcatccccctCAGAGCGGCCTCGGCAGAAGCTCTCCAGGAAGGCAATTTCCTCCGCCAACCTGTTAGTGCGGTCCGGGAGCACGGAGAG CCGTGGGGGAAAAGACCCCCTTTCTAGCCCCGGGGGCCCTGGGTCTCGGAGGAGCAATTACAATTTGG AAGGCATCTCAGTGAAGATGTTCCTTCGAGGCCGCCCCATTACCATGTACATCCCGTCTGGCATCCGCAGCCTGGAGGAGCTGCCGAGCGGCCCACCGCCGGAGACCCTCTGCCTTGACTGGGT TTACGGGTACAGGGGTCGTGATTCCCGCTCTAATCTGTTTGTGCTGCGCTCGGGGGAGGTGGTCTACTTCATCGCCTGCGTGGTGGTGCTGTACCGGCCTGGAGGAGGCCCAGGGGGTCCTGGAGGCGGCGGCCAGAGACATTACCGGGGGCACACAGACTGCGTTCGATG CCTTGCTGTTCACCCTGATGGTGTTCGGGTAGCCTCGGGACAGACAGCTGGAGTGGATAAGGATGGAAAG CCCCTGCAGCCTGTGGTTCACATCTGGGACTCAGAGACGCTGTTGAAACTGCAGGAGATTGGACTGGGGGCCTTCGAGCGGGGTGTTGGGGCCCTGGCCTTTTCAGCTGCG GATCAGGGTGCCTTTCTTTGTGTGGTGGATGATTCCAATGAGCACATGCTGTCGGTGTGGGACTGCAGCCGGGGAGTGAAGCTGGCTGAGATCAAG AAATACAAGAAACCCAAGTTTATTCCTTGCTTTGTGTTCCTTCCGGATGGAGACATTCTCACTGGAGACTCAGAGGGGAACATTCTCACCTGGGGGCGGAGCGCTTCAGATTCCAAGACCCCGGGCAGGGGTGGGGCCAAAG AGACCTATGGGATTGTGGCCCAGGCTCATGCTCATGAAGGTTCCATCTTCGCCTTGTGTCTCCAGCGGGACGGGACAGTGCTGAGTGGTGGCGGGCGGGACCGCCGGCTGGTACAGTGGGGGCCCGGGTTGGTGGccctccaggaggctgag ATTCCTGAGCACTTTGGGGCCGTGCGAGCCATTGCTGAAGGGCTTGGCTCTGAGCTGCTGGTGGGAACCACGAAGAATGCATTGCTGAGGGGAGATCTGGCCCAAGGCTTCTCCCCTGTAATCCAG GGCCACACTGATGAGCTCTGGGGGCTCTGCACACACCCCTCCCAGAACCGCTTCCTCACCTGCGGCCATGACCGGCAGCTCTGCCTGTGGGATGGGGAGAGCCATGCGCTGGCCTGGAGCATCGACCTCAAG gAGACTGGTCTCTGTGCTGACTTCCACCCGAGTGGGGCAGTTGTGGCCGTAGGACTGAACACGGGGAG GTGGTTGGTTTTGGACACAGAGACCAGAGAGATCGTGTCTGATGTCATTGATGGCAATGAGCAGCTCTCAGTGGTCCGGTACAGCCCAG ATGGGTTGTACCTGGCCATTGGTTCCCATGACAACGTGATCTACATCTATAGTGTTTCCAGTGATGGTGCCAAATCCAGCCGCTTTGGCCGCTGTATG GGTCACTCCAGCTTCATCACTCATCTTGACTGGTCCAAGGATGGGAATTTCATCATGTCCAATTCTGGGGACTATGAGATTCTTTACT GGGACGTGGCTGGAGGCTGCAAGCAGCTGAAGAATCGCTATGAGAGCCGAGACCGGGAATGGGCTACCTACACCTGTGTGCTGGGTTTCCACGTCTACG GCGTGTGGCCGGACGGCTCCGATGGGACCGACATCAACTCCCTGTGCCGCTCCCACAACGAGCGCGTGGTGGCGGTGGCCGACGACTTCTGCAAAGTGCATCTATTCCAGTACCCGTGCGCTCGTGCCAAG GCGCCGAGCCGCATGTACGGGGGCCACGGCAGCCACGTGACCAGCGTCCGGTTCACGCACGACGACTCGCACCTCGTCTCGCTGGGCGGCAAGGACGCCAGCATCTTCCAGTGGCGAGTGCTGGGCGCTGGGGGCGCGGGGCCGGCGCCTGCCACGCCCTCTCGAACCCCCTCCCTGTCCCCCGCCTCCTCCCTCGACGTTTGA
- the LOC105469445 gene encoding echinoderm microtubule-associated protein-like 3 isoform X3, with product MELVKAALAEALRLLRLQVPPSSLQVSGTPASPGDSSFAAPPGLPPTCTPSLVSRGTQTETEVEFKTSPGPPGLSNGPPAPQGASEEPSGTQSEGGGSSSSGAGSPGPPGILRPLQPPQRADTPRRNSSSSSSPSERPRQKLSRKAISSANLLVRSGSTESRGGKDPLSSPGGPGSRRSNYNLEGISVKMFLRGRPITMYIPSGIRSLEELPSGPPPETLCLDWVYGYRGRDSRSNLFVLRSGEVVYFIACVVVLYRPGGGPGGPGGGGQRHYRGHTDCVRCLAVHPDGVRVASGQTAGVDKDGKPLQPVVHIWDSETLLKLQEIGLGAFERGVGALAFSAADQGAFLCVVDDSNEHMLSVWDCSRGVKLAEIKSTNDSVLAVGFNPRDSSCIVTSGKSHVHFWNWSGGVGVPGNGTLTRKQGVFGKYKKPKFIPCFVFLPDGDILTGDSEGNILTWGRSASDSKTPGRGGAKETYGIVAQAHAHEGSIFALCLQRDGTVLSGGGRDRRLVQWGPGLVALQEAEIPEHFGAVRAIAEGLGSELLVGTTKNALLRGDLAQGFSPVIQGHTDELWGLCTHPSQNRFLTCGHDRQLCLWDGESHALAWSIDLKETGLCADFHPSGAVVAVGLNTGRWLVLDTETREIVSDVIDGNEQLSVVRYSPDGLYLAIGSHDNVIYIYSVSSDGAKSSRFGRCMGHSSFITHLDWSKDGNFIMSNSGDYEILYWDVAGGCKQLKNRYESRDREWATYTCVLGFHVYGVWPDGSDGTDINSLCRSHNERVVAVADDFCKVHLFQYPCARAKAPSRMYGGHGSHVTSVRFTHDDSHLVSLGGKDASIFQWRVLGAGGAGPAPATPSRTPSLSPASSLDV from the exons ATGGAGCTGGTAAAGGCAGCCCTGGCAGAAGCCCTTCGCCTGCTGCGGCTGCAGGTGCCGCCTTCCTCCCTGCAGGTCTCTGGCACACCAGCTTCTCCAGGGGACAG CAGTTTTGCAGCGCCCCCAGGACTGCCACCCACGTGCACCCCTTCGTTGGTGAGCCGAGGCACCCAGACGGAGACAGAGGTGGAGTTCAAGACATCCCCTGGACCCCCTGGCCTGAGCAATGGACCCCCAGCCCCTCAGGGGGCCAGCGAAGAGCCTAGTGGGACCCAATCTGAAGGAgggggcagcagcagcagtggtgcTGGCTCTCCCGGCCCCCCGGGAATCCTCAGGCCCTTGCAGCCCCCACAGCGTGCTGACAC GCCGCGAAGaaattcttcctcctcctcatccccctCAGAGCGGCCTCGGCAGAAGCTCTCCAGGAAGGCAATTTCCTCCGCCAACCTGTTAGTGCGGTCCGGGAGCACGGAGAG CCGTGGGGGAAAAGACCCCCTTTCTAGCCCCGGGGGCCCTGGGTCTCGGAGGAGCAATTACAATTTGG AAGGCATCTCAGTGAAGATGTTCCTTCGAGGCCGCCCCATTACCATGTACATCCCGTCTGGCATCCGCAGCCTGGAGGAGCTGCCGAGCGGCCCACCGCCGGAGACCCTCTGCCTTGACTGGGT TTACGGGTACAGGGGTCGTGATTCCCGCTCTAATCTGTTTGTGCTGCGCTCGGGGGAGGTGGTCTACTTCATCGCCTGCGTGGTGGTGCTGTACCGGCCTGGAGGAGGCCCAGGGGGTCCTGGAGGCGGCGGCCAGAGACATTACCGGGGGCACACAGACTGCGTTCGATG CCTTGCTGTTCACCCTGATGGTGTTCGGGTAGCCTCGGGACAGACAGCTGGAGTGGATAAGGATGGAAAG CCCCTGCAGCCTGTGGTTCACATCTGGGACTCAGAGACGCTGTTGAAACTGCAGGAGATTGGACTGGGGGCCTTCGAGCGGGGTGTTGGGGCCCTGGCCTTTTCAGCTGCG GATCAGGGTGCCTTTCTTTGTGTGGTGGATGATTCCAATGAGCACATGCTGTCGGTGTGGGACTGCAGCCGGGGAGTGAAGCTGGCTGAGATCAAG AGTACAAATGACTCAGTCCTGGCCGTTGGCTTCAACCCTCGTGACAGCAGCTGCATCGTCACCAGTGGGAAATCTCACGTCCACTTCTGGAATTGGAGTGGTGGAGTAGGGGTTCCTGGGAATGGGACCCTTACCCGGAAACAGGGTGTCTTTGGG AAATACAAGAAACCCAAGTTTATTCCTTGCTTTGTGTTCCTTCCGGATGGAGACATTCTCACTGGAGACTCAGAGGGGAACATTCTCACCTGGGGGCGGAGCGCTTCAGATTCCAAGACCCCGGGCAGGGGTGGGGCCAAAG AGACCTATGGGATTGTGGCCCAGGCTCATGCTCATGAAGGTTCCATCTTCGCCTTGTGTCTCCAGCGGGACGGGACAGTGCTGAGTGGTGGCGGGCGGGACCGCCGGCTGGTACAGTGGGGGCCCGGGTTGGTGGccctccaggaggctgag ATTCCTGAGCACTTTGGGGCCGTGCGAGCCATTGCTGAAGGGCTTGGCTCTGAGCTGCTGGTGGGAACCACGAAGAATGCATTGCTGAGGGGAGATCTGGCCCAAGGCTTCTCCCCTGTAATCCAG GGCCACACTGATGAGCTCTGGGGGCTCTGCACACACCCCTCCCAGAACCGCTTCCTCACCTGCGGCCATGACCGGCAGCTCTGCCTGTGGGATGGGGAGAGCCATGCGCTGGCCTGGAGCATCGACCTCAAG gAGACTGGTCTCTGTGCTGACTTCCACCCGAGTGGGGCAGTTGTGGCCGTAGGACTGAACACGGGGAG GTGGTTGGTTTTGGACACAGAGACCAGAGAGATCGTGTCTGATGTCATTGATGGCAATGAGCAGCTCTCAGTGGTCCGGTACAGCCCAG ATGGGTTGTACCTGGCCATTGGTTCCCATGACAACGTGATCTACATCTATAGTGTTTCCAGTGATGGTGCCAAATCCAGCCGCTTTGGCCGCTGTATG GGTCACTCCAGCTTCATCACTCATCTTGACTGGTCCAAGGATGGGAATTTCATCATGTCCAATTCTGGGGACTATGAGATTCTTTACT GGGACGTGGCTGGAGGCTGCAAGCAGCTGAAGAATCGCTATGAGAGCCGAGACCGGGAATGGGCTACCTACACCTGTGTGCTGGGTTTCCACGTCTACG GCGTGTGGCCGGACGGCTCCGATGGGACCGACATCAACTCCCTGTGCCGCTCCCACAACGAGCGCGTGGTGGCGGTGGCCGACGACTTCTGCAAAGTGCATCTATTCCAGTACCCGTGCGCTCGTGCCAAG GCGCCGAGCCGCATGTACGGGGGCCACGGCAGCCACGTGACCAGCGTCCGGTTCACGCACGACGACTCGCACCTCGTCTCGCTGGGCGGCAAGGACGCCAGCATCTTCCAGTGGCGAGTGCTGGGCGCTGGGGGCGCGGGGCCGGCGCCTGCCACGCCCTCTCGAACCCCCTCCCTGTCCCCCGCCTCCTCCCTCGACGTTTGA